The window GACACTGTAGAATAAACTAAAAAACAAAGAACATCTATCTGAAAGTAATGATTGTCAATAGGGAAATCTTTATTGGAATAAAGAATATTCAATAGTAAATCAAACTTTACTTGGTAACCGAAGATGTATATAAACGAAAGTTCGATTACATGAATCAAAATTGGAATAATGCTAAATACCCAGATTGAGTCTGTTACAGAAAAAGAACCTAAAAGCTCCTTTAATTGATCATCCCGGTTAATTGCAAAGCGGAAAGTAATTGATGGCAAAAAGAGCAAAGTAAGGATGAAAGCACCTAATGCTATATTCATCTTGACAAATTATAATGCCGTAATTTTTTTAACTGCTATCTCAGCTCTATCATTATTACCTGATATTTTATTTTCTCTTTTCTTAATACTAACATTAAACCTGACAGCTTGTCCGTTTGAAAAACTACCAGAGTTATTAATTATAGCTTCTATTAAAGCAGCAGAAGCACTTGTACTTTTAAGTAAAATCTTTCCTCTATTACTAATCTTTGCTTTCATAAGAAAAGTTAGACAATTATTAATTTAGAACTAAATTAAGATAATAAATAATTCGCCTCATTCAAACAATCCTTTTTTTATACTCCTTAAAATATTTAGGGTTAAGAAATACACAATATTTTTAGTAAAAATAACCTACCCCTATATTTCAAGTACTGCGTATCATTCATCTTTCAAACTTGGCTCGCTTGGACGATTATTTACTTGAATTGTCATTTCTGGGATTGTCAGCTCACTTCGTTACGCTGACTTCCCTCCGCATTGAGCTTACCCAAAGCCAAATAGAAATAATAACAGCTTTTATAGCATCATATGCGTTCGCGGCAGTACGCGCTACGCACGTTGTCATGCAATCGTACCAGCTCAACCAAGCAAGCTTGTTTCGCTTACACGCTTGCATGCTATTACAGCTGCCGCTCACTGTAATAAGAGCATAAAAAAACCCCACATTTCTGTGAGGCTTTGTGATCCCGCTGGGACTCGAACCCAGGGCCCATACATTAAAAGTGTATTGCTCTACCAACTGAGCTACGGAATCTCCATTACCCGCTAAATCAAGTATTACCTTGTTTTTTGGGACTGCAAAAATAGGTGAAAACAAAAACGCACCAAATTTTTCAGGGATTATTTTTAGAAAGCATTGAGTCTCTGATGTGTATAACTTCAAAACCTCAATCTAACATGCGCCATAAACGCTTCAATACAGAACCCGAATCGCTATTGCTGTTTTCTTCGCGAATGCAAGGCAGCACAGCATCTACCTGTTGTGCAGGTGTCCAATCTGGTAATCCTTTATACCAAATCAGGTCATACTTATGCAGTCCTTTTTGCTTCAGGGCATCCACCGTATAGGGGCCCCGCAACAAGTTTTTGCGTTTCAGTATGTAGATTTTATCCATGGGGTTAATCAGCCTCGGTCGTAAAAATAGCAAAATCCCTAGTTTTTCGCCTGTAATACCTGTAAAGCCTTCTGCACAGCCATATCCTGCCTGTTCATAATTTCAAAATAGCCCTCATTGCGCCAGATCTGTCTGGCCATCAAGGCCTGCATCCGTTTTAGCAGCACCTGCTTATCGCGTGCACTTACCCCATCCATGGCAATACTATCACGTGCTGCAAAACCCTTCAAAGCTGTCCATTCCTGTTCGCCGGGCACAAAACCACCTGCCATAGCCAATGGATCTTTGAACTGCGCAAAAAAGCCCTGATGCTTGGTGTAATACTCGTATACAAAATTGACCAGGGTATTTCTTCTGTAAAAACGCATGGCCGGTGCATCCAAGCTGGTGGTATCCAATGGTACAAACACATCGGGCGTAATGCCACCACCACCATAGACTGTTCTGCCGGCAGGTGTCTTATACGCTTTGCCTTTTTGCTTGATGCTATCTCCCTTTAATACCTCTCCGTTGTGAAAGCGTTCTGCCAGTTCTTCCTGATACTTCTCCTTCCCTTCTTCATATGGCTTCTGAATATTGCGACCCAGTGGCGTATAATAACGCGCAATGGTTAAACGCATGGCACTGCCATCACTCAACTGAAACTGCTGCTGCACCAAACCCTTACCAAAACTTCTGCGCCCAATGATGGTGGCCCTGTCCCAATCCTGTAAAGCACCCGTCAATACCTCACTGGCAGAAGCGGATGTTTCATCAATCAACACCACCAGCTTGCCTTTTTCAAACAAACCTTCTTTTTGACAACGGTAATCGTAACGTGCTACTTTATCGCCTTGTGTGTACACAATCAGTTTATCGCCATCCAGAAACTCATCCGCAATATCTGTGGCTTCGTTCATGAGTCCGCCTCCATTGCCACGCAGATCCAGAATCAGTTGCTGCATGCCTGCTTTCTGCAAACGCTCCAGATTGCTCATAAACTCTTCATACGTGCGCTCAGCAAATTTGTTGATGCGGATGAAACCAATGCCCGGAGAAACGATATAGGCTGCATCAATAGAAGAAACCGGAATGGTACCACGGGTAATGTTCACAGCACTCAGCTTGCCATTGCGCAGAAAACCAACTTTTACCAGAGAGCCGCCGGGACCGCGCAAATATTTACGCACCTGATCTGGATCAATCTTCACGAGTGAGATGGAATCATTCACTTTTACCAATCGATCACCTACCTTAAGACCAGCTTTTTCAGAGGGACCACCTTTGATCACATTCAACACATGCACTGTATCATGAAACTGCTGAAATTCTACGCCAATACCCTGAAAATTACCCATCAATTCCTCATTGAAATCCTTGAGATCGGCAGGCGGAATATAGACCGAATGCGGATCGAGATTGCCCAGCAATTCTTCCATAGCCAGATTGGTAAGGCTATCGCCTTTCACCGGATCCACATATTTATTGGTAATGATATCAATGGCTTCCTGAATACTGCCCCTGCGTTGTGTACCGAAAAAGCGTACACCGGCTGTTTTATCGCGCAGCTGATAACCAATCAGCATGCCCACCACCAGCAATCCGGCCAGCAAAAGAGGCAACCAAACCTGCATTTTTTTACTTCCCATAACTCAGCTTCTTTGTATCTTGTCGCATTCAAACACGAATATCTGCATTAATGTTGAATGGGGCAGGTTGAAATGTTTGCCAAAACCCATCTGTATGGCTGTGAAACTGATTGCAGATAGTGGTGCCACCAAATGCGAATGGTGCCTGCTGCAGAACGGCAAGAAAAAGACCCTCTACACCCAAGGTATCAGTCCCTATTTTCTGAACCAGGCCCAGATTGTGGAACTGCTTAACAAAGAGCTGCTACCCAAACTGAAAAAAGTGGCGGTGGAGGAAGTGTATTACTACGGTACAGGACTCAGCAATCCCAATAATGTTACCATCATCAAGAAAGCCCTGAAACAATTGTTCCCCAAAGCCAAGCTGGAAGCCAATACCGATTTAGTGGCGGCTGCACGCGCTTTGTGTGGTAAGGAAAAAGGCATCGCCTGTATTTTGGGTACAGGTTCTAATTCCTGCTATTTTGATGGCAAGAAAATTGCCAAGAATAGTCCGGGCATTGGTTATGTGCTG is drawn from Chitinophagales bacterium and contains these coding sequences:
- a CDS encoding DUF4339 domain-containing protein, with product MDKIYILKRKNLLRGPYTVDALKQKGLHKYDLIWYKGLPDWTPAQQVDAVLPCIREENSNSDSGSVLKRLWRMLD
- a CDS encoding S41 family peptidase; protein product: MGSKKMQVWLPLLLAGLLVVGMLIGYQLRDKTAGVRFFGTQRRGSIQEAIDIITNKYVDPVKGDSLTNLAMEELLGNLDPHSVYIPPADLKDFNEELMGNFQGIGVEFQQFHDTVHVLNVIKGGPSEKAGLKVGDRLVKVNDSISLVKIDPDQVRKYLRGPGGSLVKVGFLRNGKLSAVNITRGTIPVSSIDAAYIVSPGIGFIRINKFAERTYEEFMSNLERLQKAGMQQLILDLRGNGGGLMNEATDIADEFLDGDKLIVYTQGDKVARYDYRCQKEGLFEKGKLVVLIDETSASASEVLTGALQDWDRATIIGRRSFGKGLVQQQFQLSDGSAMRLTIARYYTPLGRNIQKPYEEGKEKYQEELAERFHNGEVLKGDSIKQKGKAYKTPAGRTVYGGGGITPDVFVPLDTTSLDAPAMRFYRRNTLVNFVYEYYTKHQGFFAQFKDPLAMAGGFVPGEQEWTALKGFAARDSIAMDGVSARDKQVLLKRMQALMARQIWRNEGYFEIMNRQDMAVQKALQVLQAKN
- a CDS encoding N-acetylglucosamine kinase, whose amino-acid sequence is MAVKLIADSGATKCEWCLLQNGKKKTLYTQGISPYFLNQAQIVELLNKELLPKLKKVAVEEVYYYGTGLSNPNNVTIIKKALKQLFPKAKLEANTDLVAAARALCGKEKGIACILGTGSNSCYFDGKKIAKNSPGIGYVLGDEGSGAYLGKKVVQYYLYQTFDEDLRARFDARFTTTPVEILENVYKKPLANRYLASFAIFLAENRGHYMVENIIEDGLNDFFFNHLYKYRESWTLPIHFVGSIAFGFRDVLQDLCNTYELELGKVLKAPMTGLIAYHR